Proteins encoded in a region of the Hemiscyllium ocellatum isolate sHemOce1 chromosome 10, sHemOce1.pat.X.cur, whole genome shotgun sequence genome:
- the nme6 gene encoding nucleoside diphosphate kinase 6: MFNLLRVVKMQAPIGHARPLLQLTLALIKPDAVAHPLILQAIHQKILDNNFIILKHKYLKWRQEETQAFYAEHSGRFFYQRVVEFMTSGPMRAYVLAREDAIQHWRYVMGPTKVYRARYTAPESIRGTYGLTDTRNTTHGSDSPESAAKEISFFFPEFKQQQWINKEEMSYRQGLYFYHSEKQLHLLRTRQQQPVQTQESSPQADFEGTDCTLDSRAQIERVVTTGQL, from the exons ATGTTCAACCTTCTCAGAGTTGTGAAAATGCAGGCGCCTATTGGACATGCTCGGCCTTTACTCCAGCTCACATTAGCTCTGATAAAACCTGATGCTGTAGCTCACCCCTTAATCCTGCAG GCTATCCATCAGAAGATATTGGACAACAACTTTATCATCCTGAAGCACAAGTATTTAAAATGGCGTCAGGAAGAAACTCAGGCATTTTATGCAGAGCATTCAG GTCGATTTTTCTATCAGCGCGTGGTGGAGTTCATGACAAG TGGTCCGATGAGAGCGTACGTCTTGGCTCGTGAGGATGCCATCCAGCATTGGCGTTATGTGATGGGCCCAACTAAGGTGTACCGAGCACGGTACACTGCTCCGGAATCAATCCGTGGCACCTATGGGCTGACAGACACCAGAAACACCACACATGGCTCAG ACTCCCCAGAATCAGCAGCAAAGGagatttcctttttctttcctgAGTTTAAGCAGCAGCAGTGGATCAACAAGGAGGAGATGTCTTATCGCCAAGGACTATACTTTTACCATTCTGAGAAACAGCTACACCTGCTCAGGACACGCCAACAGCAACCAGTGCAGACTCAAGAGAGCTCACCACAGGCTGACTTCGAGGGCACTGACTGCACACTGGATTCAAGGGCACAGATCGAGAGGGTAGTGACCACAGGCCAATTGTGA